The Gossypium arboreum isolate Shixiya-1 chromosome 6, ASM2569848v2, whole genome shotgun sequence DNA window CTTTGACATTGATCGCTAGATTGACTTGGATCTAAGGTGTGTTCTGCTACTTGCTGATGGATATTGATCCACTGTATTGGTCATCAAATTGTTACCTATAGCTCACTAGTCAACATTTAAAGAAAAAAACTTGGCAGTCCAATGactcaaattaaaattttcaaatagtttaatgaccattttgtaactttttgaaattgaatgaccaaaacgtaaacttactaatagtctAATAACCTTATATTATAGAAACATTTCCTtttacaataaaaaaatattttataataaccaatatcttatttaataaaacatatatattagaaaatattaaatccaaaaactataaaaaataattaaatattttaaaaattataaaagaatgaATATATAAATTCTATAGAAAATcacaaatataaaaaatagttaaaattttagaaaaattagttaaatttttgaaaatttcataaagtaaaaaataaaatgtaCATGAATAGTTTATTAATCTCTCTAATGAGTTGGTTTTGGTTGACTAATGACACTAATTTAGCTAAGGATTTAAATAGCATGATAAACTACACTCAAAGTCACTAAGTAATTggtaactttacattttagtcacttaacttCAACGAGTTACAAAATTTTCGAAGATTTTCATTCCGTCATTAGACTgttaaaattgttgttgtatgacCTTTTTTATTCACATCGCTTGCACAGATTGAAAGATCTTATTCCCCTTATTTTTTACAGTTagatttttttcataaaaaagaTTCGATGTCATAAATCTGCAAACCAAAATCCAAACAATATTCTTATCTGATATTTGATATTGACTGCCAGATTGACTTGAATCTAAGATATGTTCTTTTACTTGTCGATAAAAACTGATCCATCATATCGATTGTTCAATTTTAGCTTGAAACTTACTAATCAaactgttttttaaaaaaaaaagtaaaacttAATAGTcgaatgaattaaataaaattttttgaataattcaataataatattgtacctttttaaaattaaataaccaaaatgtaaactttttaatagtttaataattaccctaaataataatatagaaaatataaaaaatagaagtaaaataaaaatattgaaaggTTAATGGAGTGAATTACGATGTGCGAGCAGGACGGTGGTAGCGTGGCGGAAGCTGATAGGACAGTAACCCATCGAACCTTATTTTTGTTAAGGGATAAGGATTGAAGAGTAAAATGAGGAATAAAAGAAAAAGGCATGGGGCCTGTGGGCCGTGGCCCATCAATCCTCACTTCCTATTCCCAAAACCTCAAACAAACAACAGCGCACCGCCATCATAAAGGCAACAGAGGATACAGATGTCATTAATCATTTTGTCGAACACATTTCGGTCATTCCACTCAACTCCACTCCACTCCTCTCCATACTCTTAACTCCCACCATTCCCCTCCACGGTCCACACTCTCCACTCGCTGTCTCTGCAACTTTCACCCAAAAACTTCAAACTCTCCATATTTTTCCTTTTAAATGAATTTCGTAGCTAAAATAAGAATTTTATAAAAGGAAAGGTGAAATGGGTTCTCGGGTTCAGTCTCACAAGCTAAGCAATGGGCTGTTGGTGTCGGGAAGGCCGGAGCAGCTGAAAGAAAGGCAACCGACAATGCCGTCTCGAGCGGTTCCGTACACAGGCGGTGACGTTAAGAAATCCGGCGAGCTTGGTAAAATGTTTGATATCCCAGTGTTTGATCGTTCCTCGTCCAGCGGTCCTCCTTCACATCCCAACTCAAACCCCAACTCCAAGCAGCATTCACAAGTTCTGCAACCTTCAcgtgcttcttcttcttctcagcCGAACAGTGGATCCGTGCGATCTGGGTCTAACTCAGGCCCGATTAGGAAATCCTCCGGGTCCATGCCGCTTCAGCCTACTGGGCTCATCACTTCGGGTCCCCTCAGCTCCGGTCTCAGGAGGTCGGGGCAGCTCGGCCAGGTCGAGAAAATGAGTGCTGTTTCGGGGAAAGCAGGGTACGGGTCGGCGGTGACGAGTCTCGGGGAAGGGGTGAGGTTTGGTTTTAGGGTGTCCAAGGCTGTGGTTTGGGTGGTGATGATAGTTGTGGCGATGGGGTTGTTGGTGGGGGCGTTTCTGATGGTAGCAGTGAAAAAGGCGGTGGTTCTTGGGGTGGTGGGTGCGGTGGTCGTACCCATGGGTTTGGTATTACTCTGGAATTGTATATGGCGAAGAAAAGGCTTGTTGGGGCACATGAGAAGGTACCCAGATGCTGAGCTTAGAGGTGCTGTTGATGGCCAATATGTGAAAGTTACTGGGGTAAAATTTTCCCtccaattttattttagtttacttTTCTACGTCTATTTGTCGAAACCGGAGACTGCTCTAGAAATATTCCACGTTAATGGATGCGCGTTGATTTTATTGTATTAGTTTCCATTTTTGTAAATGTCTAATATGGTATCTCTTATTTGTCCTTATTATCCCCGATGAGTTAACGGTTTGATGTCTGGATTTAGCTGGCTATTGTTTGCGTTATTTTTGCTTGCAATTGGTGATTATAGATTGCTTTTGAGGGATATTTTATGAGGGTGGGATTTTAGGTTAGAATACTAAATGTGGGTGTTTAACACTGTCTCATTGTTCTGCAAATGAAAGCTCTTGTTCCTATAACTGGGAAGGAATCTCTAGAAGGTGCTGAATACATGTTCTTCGCTGGAAACAATTTGAATTTTTGTAGGATAAATGATTGTTGTGTttgttgttttattatattatatctgTGATTGTAGGATATCATGGTAATGCATCATGAGCGAACCTGTTAGGAGTTCCCTGATTTTGGAGATCTTGTATGGcctttatttgatgaatatgcATAAGACTATTACTCCATTTTAATAGGGTTAATGTTGATCCTAGTATAGCTCGTTGATGTAGCGTTAGTAATGATGTTGCTTGGACCTGGGTGTGAGTATCGGATATGTGTATGTACCTGACACGGGTACATCCTTGTGTTGGACTTGGGTGTTTCAAGATAAACAAGGAGTCTGAGCAACATAGATTGATAATTACAATCCCTAGACATTTATTTTATACGACATATAAGCTATGAGTGGTTTAAGTCAGCTGAAGATAGATAGGGTAGCTATGGTCTTGGTTTTCTTGATCTTTAATTAGGAGTTACATTTTGTGCAAATGACCATGCCCTCACTAGGAGACATGCTGgtctttttatttgattttaaggATGAACGTGAAGTGGATGGCATACAAGTTTACTAGCAGACCCTTAAGttttttattcatattatacaTTGATTATGCTATATGATTAACAAAATCACAACTTTTGGTGTAGGTTGTCACCTGTGGCAGCATTCCGTTGGAGTCATCGTACCAGAGGGTGCCCAGATGTGTATATGTTTCCACAGAATTGTACGAGTATAGAGGATGGGGTGGGAAATCTGCAAATCCTAAGCATCGTTACTTCTCCTGGGGATGTAGGCATTCTGAGGTATATGTTTTGGCTTAGAAAAATCTTCTATCTATCATGTTTGCCAAAAGTCTTAAGACTACCTTTTTGTTATAAACAGAAATATGTTGCTGATTTTTACATATCAGATTTTCAATCTGGATTAAGAGCACTAGTCAAAGCAGGCTATGGAGCTCAGGTTGCCCCATTTGTCAAACCAGCTACTGCAGTTGATATAACAAAAGAAAATAGGGACTTATCTCCAAGCTTTTTAAGCTGGTTAGCGGAGAGGAATCTCTCTAGTGATGATCGTATAATGCGCTTAAAGGAGGGGTATGCCATTTCTTGCTCTAATTGAAGTCTCATTTTGTGCACCACAGTTGTATAAATGTGGGATTTATGAACTTAAGCTTTACATAATTTGGAAATTAATGATTTCATTTATTGATGCCTTTTAGAACATCTGGGTGTAATTAGTTGAGTGCTGATGagagacctttttttttttctgacaGTTACATAAAAGAAGGGAGCACTGTAAGTGTGATGGGGGTTGTCCGACGCCATGATAACTTACTCATGATTGCCCCACCATCAGAACCTATCTCAATAGGCTGTCAAGGGAGCCGATGCCTCCTCCCAACATATGTTGAAGGTCTTATTCTAACATGCGATGAGAATCAGAATGCTGAAGTTGTCCCCGTGTAGATATTGCCATGATTGATTTTAGTTTCTGTTTGCAACCGGATGTCAGTAAGTAAATACTGTTAAGGATGGAAGTATCACAGTGCCATATTACTGTCTCCCATTGCCTGCAAATCAAGTCCATGCATGTATGCATTGGGGTAGAATGCAAGACACATAACACTTAAGAGCAAGTCTGGAATCGCATTCTAACAGGGGATAATCTACTTCGAATCAGCGTGCCTTGATGGGGAAAAAGGTTTTTGTTCTGGTTGAAACTATAGAATATGTTGTCTTGTGAAGATCCACGAGTATATGTGTGGATGTATATAAGTTGAAGAGGAAGGGGTTCAAAGCGGTTGGTTTCGTCAGACAAGGTAAATTTTCTGAGCTTGTATGCATTTGCTGGTTTTATGTTATCGCTAATAAAGTAGATGGCTACGCATGTCAAATGTTATGATAGAAATACAAAGTTGTGCTGCTTTGCTGTGTGTCGCTTTATTTTCTAATCTTGTTTAAACTGCTTCCTTCTCCCTTTAATTTTTGTAAAGGTTAATCTATATAAAAGGAAGGTCTTTAAGACACGTGGCACACATtgcctttttttaaattttttttaaaaaaatagttaattttCAATTTTGGCTTATTTAAGATTTGATCCTTATATTTAATgtctatatattcttttaatgattttattaattagttcaaatagttaatatttttgttaaaatattatgtGATTGTATAAAATTGAAAGCGGATGTTTAAGTCCATAAACTAGAAAGATTAGATTCTTGAAACTTTATGAAGTATAGACATTTAGAATTATGGTTGTTTGAGCTAGATTAGATCTACTGGTCAAATTGAAAATTAACCCGAATATTGATTCGTAGAGAGGCTGACTTGTGAATTGTATGGATTGgttgtgtgttttttttttttttttttttaaatttaagtttttatgtttttaatgattCATTTAATTGTACAGGACGAACTTCTAGTCTAAGCATAGGATCGATTCTAAAATTTTACTTAGAATATGTTTAATCTCAAATTTCACTTTATAATTTGACATAAACAAATAACCAAATATTGTGGGAATTATGGACACatcatattaatattttattgtttaaattaaGTTTATTCATTCTAATCGGCAATTTAGAGGTTTATTCGTTGGTATAATTTTGATCTAATTCAATTAATCAATTGGTTAATCAATTTGATTCGGTTGGaggtcggttaataattttttaaaagtttggtTATCGGTTCGGTTTAAAATTGGGTAATTAAtcgaacttaataattaataacaCAAATTATATATAGTTTTAATTTGGATAATTCAATCAAATGAGtactattaatttattttttaatatgttttatatttattttaacaaaaaataaaaatataaatttcgattaattcaaagTGAAACCtgattaaattaatcaaaatattttggtttggttaatttttttttaaaaaaattagttcgATTAACGATTAAAGGATaagtttttttattaatattagttTAGTTTGGTTAACCGTTTAAGCACCCCTATTAATTGACAATTTAGAGGTTAGATGATTATTTGGATTTGATAGTTTGGGTACGATTTGTTAAGAAAAATCAAAGCCTCCAAttcaaatttaataatataataattacacTTGTTTGTAATATGATACATGTGTTCTAAATATGTAATTATCAActcaatttaaatattttaattattgtttACCAATTATGTCATTGTTTCAATGGTGAATTTGTGTAAGTTTTGAATTGATTGGCATGAGGTCCAGAATTTGACATTTGTAAACTTATATCTCCTTCCATTGTAGATAAGTAAGTGAATCTAATGTAATTTGTTTAGCACAGTTTCAAATCATGTTACCCGCGCCTCTTATTCacaatattgtataaaaaaaatacaGATGAcattataatatcaaattaaatttgtTCAAGGATCATGTTAGCTATACAAGTCTGAAGTCTCCTATGATATCAAAAGGATTCGAATAAAAAATATTTAGTTAAAAATAAGTTTGGATAGAAAATTTAGGCCCTTAAAATGGACTAAGTTTGAACTTCAACATTTAAAGTTTAAGTATGACACGATTGAATTTGTtgactaatataataatattataataatattatatgagTAGGCATAAAATAAATTTGAGTTAACTTTCATAAATATGGATAGATTTGAGCAAAATTTGTTATCCATATTTCAAGCCGaatttaaacaaatataaaatttattaatattatataagCTCAATATCAAATAAATTCAACTCGATTTGTGAACACCTTTGCAAACAAAAAAAACAATTCTATCTCTATAACTTCATCAAGCTgagtttttatataaaaaagataaagaaattaaaaagggaaaatcataGAAATTCAACATTCACATTCACATAAAAATCCCTCCTAAATTGATATTCATCCACTGAAAAACCATTCCATGCGTATCTTACTCATTTCCACGTGAAAATAAACAGCAACATATCTGCAATTATCCAAaaagtatattaatattaaaaaaaaaaaacattacaaGTAAAATATTAGACTTGAAAAATGAACTTCTACAAGCATGCTTAAAAGTATAAGTTAATTCGAGCTTCAATATTTAAAGCCTAAATCTTGCTCGTTTTCAAGtttatgataaaatatttttcttttcttttatatattatgtattttatatcatattgaattaaatatactataatataaacataaaaattaaacgacatgataatatttttatgaaatttaataaaaatataatggtggtaaaaatatataactaatagataTTAAATAACAAGCCTAAATCAATTTgggttaattatttatatatatggatAAATTTGAATAAAAGTTAACACTTGCATTTTAGATCGAATTAGACTTAACAACTGTGTATATTATTAATAGCATGTATTGATTTGACTTAAATTTGACTCACGAGCACttctaataaaaaatttaagacgTGAATCATTTTTATTAAGACTTCTATTATGtatctaaaatataataaaattataaacagGTAAACACATTAAAATATATGTCATTTTAGCAAATACTTTTAAAGTTTCATAACAATCCTATTGGTAAAATTACTTTCTCCGCATCCCAACCTTTCCAGAAATGTTGTGTTGTTTTGATAAAATTATTAGGATATagctttaaataaaaaataattatttaaaaataaaataaattgcatTCAATCCTCAAATATCAGTAAAGGTATCACAGAGACTTTTATACTAATAGTTGGATTGTATTTTACTTCGTTAATAAAAATATGAGTAAATTAATCATTGTACATTAAATCAAAAAGCAAGCGGGTTATTCTATTAAAAATTGGTCTCTGTATGTCAATATGAGGCAAGCATGAAACTCCATGTGTAACTGTATGTTTATTTTGTCAGTTATGCCAATTTTTAAgaacaaaaatggaaaaaaaaatttaacaaaaataaccaatttactctttgatctaacgtataaaaattaatttatcaatttttcaaaTAAAGAgataaaatacaatctaactgCTAGTTTAAGATACTCCATTATACTTTTTACCTTCAAATATCGTTCATATATTATATACGATATTGTTTGGAAAGAAATTGTAGAAGTGATAGTACCTTTAACTTGGAGTAATTCATGGTTTTAACTTTCGGAGCCACGGTTTGATAATTGGATGAGGGGGGTGCTTGCTTCTCCTCTTTCAGTTGGTTAAATATTACTGTAAACCCTTCCCCCGATGTGGGATCTGTTTCATCCCATTCCCCAAATTTTGGTACTGATGCTGTTCTATGATGCTGTTCTCATCCAATCCAAAAAAAACCATCACATTAATCTTCATAATTTACTACTTATGCTATTAATCTGTTTTTAATCGGCCAAGAACATGCTAATTATGTGTCAGGCATACTTACTTTATTACCATCAAGTTGATGGTTCCCGTTTCTTTGTGATTGTCCTGAGACAGATGCAGAGAAGGCACTTCCCCCAGGCCGACTATTCTTTTGACCCGAG harbors:
- the LOC108484065 gene encoding uncharacterized membrane protein At1g16860-like, with the protein product MGSRVQSHKLSNGLLVSGRPEQLKERQPTMPSRAVPYTGGDVKKSGELGKMFDIPVFDRSSSSGPPSHPNSNPNSKQHSQVLQPSRASSSSQPNSGSVRSGSNSGPIRKSSGSMPLQPTGLITSGPLSSGLRRSGQLGQVEKMSAVSGKAGYGSAVTSLGEGVRFGFRVSKAVVWVVMIVVAMGLLVGAFLMVAVKKAVVLGVVGAVVVPMGLVLLWNCIWRRKGLLGHMRRYPDAELRGAVDGQYVKVTGVVTCGSIPLESSYQRVPRCVYVSTELYEYRGWGGKSANPKHRYFSWGCRHSEKYVADFYISDFQSGLRALVKAGYGAQVAPFVKPATAVDITKENRDLSPSFLSWLAERNLSSDDRIMRLKEGYIKEGSTVSVMGVVRRHDNLLMIAPPSEPISIGCQGSRCLLPTYVEGLILTCDENQNAEVVPV